One Entelurus aequoreus isolate RoL-2023_Sb linkage group LG09, RoL_Eaeq_v1.1, whole genome shotgun sequence genomic window carries:
- the LOC133657190 gene encoding polyunsaturated fatty acid 5-lipoxygenase-like isoform X1, which yields MPTYTVTVATGEQRFSGTDNYVYITLVATERCSKRTLLDKALHNDLERGAVDSYPVEVQENLGELMLVKLEKNKHLVLDDWYCRYVSVKTPDGDIVEFPCYRWLLDGKEVTLRDGRAFLPQDDKTSLLKKHRQNELEMRRKIYRWMEWQPGFPRSIDANRQKDLPRDIQFESDKEGDFALNYAKAMVNLCVNDFMNLFQSSWSSLAEFETIFCTIKNPTSEYVMEHWKDDYIISYQFLNGCNPGMIQKCTKLPDKFPVTNEMVAASLKRNLTLEQEVEAGNIFIVDYEVLDGIKANCTDPQTRQYITAPICLLYKNTQNKILPIAIQLGQTPGEDCPIFLPTDGEYDWLLAKMWVRSSDFQHHQTVTHLLRTHLISEMFAIAMFRHLPAVHPVYKLLIPHVRFTIAINTKAREALICDHGLFDKANAIGGGGHVQLIQKVIKTLTFRSLCFPDMIKACGMDDKNLPSYFYRDDGYQVWEAIKSFVSDVVNIYYTSDENVRMDQEIQAFVQDVCDFGMKDFSHCEFPRSLKSCTELIEYLTVIVFAASAQHSAVNFGQYNWYSWIPNAPSTMRQPPPKRKGLSNMTLIMDSLPDRGRSSWHLGANWALTQYQEREIYLGSYPDQHFTEKPVRAAMEEFRKKLADISSAIRTRNEKEILPYDLLCPDKIPNSVAI from the exons ATGCCGACGTACACGGTGACCGTTGCCACTGGGGAGCAACGCTTTTCAGGGACGGACAATTACGTCTACATAACACTGGTGGCCACTGAGCGATGCAGCAAGAGGACCCTGCTGGATAaagctctgcacaatgacttGGAGAGGGGAGCG GTGGACTCCTACCCAGTGGAGGTGCAAGAGAACCTGGGTGAGCTTATGTTGGTGAAGCTGGAGAAGAATAAACACTTGGTGCTGGATGACTGGTACTGCAGGTACGTCTCCGTGAAGACCCCAGACGGAGATATTGTGGAGTTCCCCTGCTACCGATGGCTGCTGGATGGCAAGGAAGTGACGCTGCGAGATGGACGAG CTTTCCTGCCTCAGGATGATAAGACAAGTCTGCTTAAGAAGCACAGGCAAAACGAGCTGGAAATGAGGCGCAAAATCTACAG ATGGATGGAGTGGCAGCCGGGCTTTCCGAGGAGCATAGATGCAAACAGACAAAAGGATTTGCCTCGAGACATCCAGTTTGAGAGCGACAAAGAAGGGGATTTTGCATTGAACTATGCAAAAGC AATGGTGAACCTGTGTGTGAACGACTTCATGAACTTGTTCCAGTCCTCGTGGAGCAGCTTGGCTGAATTTGAGACAATCTTTTGTACAATCAAAAACCCAACTTCAG AGTATGTGATGGAGCACTGGAAGGACGATTACATTATTAGCTATCAATTCCTGAACGGATGCAATCCCGGGATGATCCAAAAGTGCACCAAACTTCCTGACAAGTTTCCTGTTACCAATGAGATGGTTGCTGCCAGCCTCAAGAGGAATTTGACTTTGGAACAGGAAGTAGAG GCAGGTAACATCTTCATAGTGGACTATGAAGTGTTAGATGGCATCAAAGCCAACTGTACAGATCCACAAACCCGACAGTACATTACAGCTCCCATCTGTCTTCTCTACAAGAACACACAGAACAAGATCCTGCCCATCGCCATTCAG TTGGGTCAGACTCCAGGCGAAGACTGCCCCATCTTCCTGCCCACAGATGGCGAGTACGACTGGCTTCTGGCCAAGATGTGGGTTCGCTCGTCAGACTTTCAGCACCACCAGACGGTCACACACCTGCTGAGAACACATCTGATCTCAGAGATGTTTGCCATCGCCATGTTCAGGCATCTCCCTGCAGTCCACCCTGTCTATAAG TTACTCATTCCTCACGTCCGTTTCACCATCGCTATCAACACCAAGGCAAGAGAGGCCCTCATCTGTGACCATGGTCTCTTCGATAAG GCAAACGCCATCGGGGGAGGAGGTCATGTGCAGCTGATTCAGAAGGTGATAAAGACGCTGACCTTCCGGTCACTCTGCTTCCCTGACATGATCAAAGCTTGTGGAATGGATGACAAGAATTTGCCATCCTACTTCTACAGGGATGACGGCTACCAGGTGTGGGAGGCCATAAAGAG CTTTGTCTCCGATGTGGTTAATATTTACTACACCAGTGATGAGAACGTTCGGATGGACCAGGAAATCCAAGCCTTTGTTCAGGATGTTTGCGACTTTGGTATGAAGGACTTCAGTCACTGTG AATTCCCCCGGTCCCTAAAGTCTTGCACGGAGCTGATTGAGTACTTGACTGTCATTGTGTTCGCTGCTTCAGCGCAACATTCAGCGGTCAACTTTGGACAA TACAACTGGTATTCCTGGATCCCCAACGCGCCATCAACCATGCGACAGCCACCGCCCAAGCGGAAGGGTTTGTCCAACATGACCCTGATCATGGACAGCCTCCCTGACAGAGGACGCTCCAGCTGGCACCTGGGGGCCAACTGGGCGCTCACACAGTACCAGGagagggag ATCTACTTGGGATCTTACCCGGACCAGCACTTTACGGAGAAGCCGGTGAGGGCGGCCATGGAGGAGTTCAGGAAGAAACTGGCAGACATAAGCAGCGCCATTAGGACGAGGAACGAGAAGGAGATCTTGCCCTACGACCTCCTGTGCCCTGACAAAATACCGAACAGTGTCGCTATATGA
- the LOC133657190 gene encoding polyunsaturated fatty acid 5-lipoxygenase-like isoform X2, producing the protein MLVKLEKNKHLVLDDWYCRYVSVKTPDGDIVEFPCYRWLLDGKEVTLRDGRAFLPQDDKTSLLKKHRQNELEMRRKIYRWMEWQPGFPRSIDANRQKDLPRDIQFESDKEGDFALNYAKAMVNLCVNDFMNLFQSSWSSLAEFETIFCTIKNPTSEYVMEHWKDDYIISYQFLNGCNPGMIQKCTKLPDKFPVTNEMVAASLKRNLTLEQEVEAGNIFIVDYEVLDGIKANCTDPQTRQYITAPICLLYKNTQNKILPIAIQLGQTPGEDCPIFLPTDGEYDWLLAKMWVRSSDFQHHQTVTHLLRTHLISEMFAIAMFRHLPAVHPVYKLLIPHVRFTIAINTKAREALICDHGLFDKANAIGGGGHVQLIQKVIKTLTFRSLCFPDMIKACGMDDKNLPSYFYRDDGYQVWEAIKSFVSDVVNIYYTSDENVRMDQEIQAFVQDVCDFGMKDFSHCEFPRSLKSCTELIEYLTVIVFAASAQHSAVNFGQYNWYSWIPNAPSTMRQPPPKRKGLSNMTLIMDSLPDRGRSSWHLGANWALTQYQEREIYLGSYPDQHFTEKPVRAAMEEFRKKLADISSAIRTRNEKEILPYDLLCPDKIPNSVAI; encoded by the exons ATGTTGGTGAAGCTGGAGAAGAATAAACACTTGGTGCTGGATGACTGGTACTGCAGGTACGTCTCCGTGAAGACCCCAGACGGAGATATTGTGGAGTTCCCCTGCTACCGATGGCTGCTGGATGGCAAGGAAGTGACGCTGCGAGATGGACGAG CTTTCCTGCCTCAGGATGATAAGACAAGTCTGCTTAAGAAGCACAGGCAAAACGAGCTGGAAATGAGGCGCAAAATCTACAG ATGGATGGAGTGGCAGCCGGGCTTTCCGAGGAGCATAGATGCAAACAGACAAAAGGATTTGCCTCGAGACATCCAGTTTGAGAGCGACAAAGAAGGGGATTTTGCATTGAACTATGCAAAAGC AATGGTGAACCTGTGTGTGAACGACTTCATGAACTTGTTCCAGTCCTCGTGGAGCAGCTTGGCTGAATTTGAGACAATCTTTTGTACAATCAAAAACCCAACTTCAG AGTATGTGATGGAGCACTGGAAGGACGATTACATTATTAGCTATCAATTCCTGAACGGATGCAATCCCGGGATGATCCAAAAGTGCACCAAACTTCCTGACAAGTTTCCTGTTACCAATGAGATGGTTGCTGCCAGCCTCAAGAGGAATTTGACTTTGGAACAGGAAGTAGAG GCAGGTAACATCTTCATAGTGGACTATGAAGTGTTAGATGGCATCAAAGCCAACTGTACAGATCCACAAACCCGACAGTACATTACAGCTCCCATCTGTCTTCTCTACAAGAACACACAGAACAAGATCCTGCCCATCGCCATTCAG TTGGGTCAGACTCCAGGCGAAGACTGCCCCATCTTCCTGCCCACAGATGGCGAGTACGACTGGCTTCTGGCCAAGATGTGGGTTCGCTCGTCAGACTTTCAGCACCACCAGACGGTCACACACCTGCTGAGAACACATCTGATCTCAGAGATGTTTGCCATCGCCATGTTCAGGCATCTCCCTGCAGTCCACCCTGTCTATAAG TTACTCATTCCTCACGTCCGTTTCACCATCGCTATCAACACCAAGGCAAGAGAGGCCCTCATCTGTGACCATGGTCTCTTCGATAAG GCAAACGCCATCGGGGGAGGAGGTCATGTGCAGCTGATTCAGAAGGTGATAAAGACGCTGACCTTCCGGTCACTCTGCTTCCCTGACATGATCAAAGCTTGTGGAATGGATGACAAGAATTTGCCATCCTACTTCTACAGGGATGACGGCTACCAGGTGTGGGAGGCCATAAAGAG CTTTGTCTCCGATGTGGTTAATATTTACTACACCAGTGATGAGAACGTTCGGATGGACCAGGAAATCCAAGCCTTTGTTCAGGATGTTTGCGACTTTGGTATGAAGGACTTCAGTCACTGTG AATTCCCCCGGTCCCTAAAGTCTTGCACGGAGCTGATTGAGTACTTGACTGTCATTGTGTTCGCTGCTTCAGCGCAACATTCAGCGGTCAACTTTGGACAA TACAACTGGTATTCCTGGATCCCCAACGCGCCATCAACCATGCGACAGCCACCGCCCAAGCGGAAGGGTTTGTCCAACATGACCCTGATCATGGACAGCCTCCCTGACAGAGGACGCTCCAGCTGGCACCTGGGGGCCAACTGGGCGCTCACACAGTACCAGGagagggag ATCTACTTGGGATCTTACCCGGACCAGCACTTTACGGAGAAGCCGGTGAGGGCGGCCATGGAGGAGTTCAGGAAGAAACTGGCAGACATAAGCAGCGCCATTAGGACGAGGAACGAGAAGGAGATCTTGCCCTACGACCTCCTGTGCCCTGACAAAATACCGAACAGTGTCGCTATATGA